The following are encoded together in the Peromyscus leucopus breed LL Stock chromosome 1, UCI_PerLeu_2.1, whole genome shotgun sequence genome:
- the Stard5 gene encoding stAR-related lipid transfer protein 5 isoform X2 — MDVSWATQESEAVAEKVLRYRRDESGWKKCREGNGVSVSWRPSEEFPGNLYRGEGILCGTPAEVWDCIKPVAGGLREKWDDNVTSFEIVQSITDMLCVSRTSTPSAAMKLISPRDFVDLVLVKKYEDGTISSNATHVEHPSCPPKPGFVRGFNHPCGCFCEPLPGEPNKTNLVTFFQTDLSGYLPQSVVDSFFPRSMAEFYPNLQKAVRKFHH, encoded by the exons ATGGACGTGTCGTGGGCCACGCAAGAGAGTGAGGCGGTGGCGGAGAAGGTGCTCCGGTACCGACGGGACGAGTCGGGCTGGAAGAAGTGCCGGGAAGGC AATGGAGTTTCAGTTTCCTGGAGGCCATCTGAGGAGTTTCCAGGGAATCT GTACCGAGGAGAAGGGATTCTGTGTGGGACACCGGCAGAGGTGTGGGATTGCATAAAGCCAGTGGCCGGAGGCCTCCGGGAGAAGTGGGACGACAACGTGACCAGCTTTGAAATTGTCCAAAGCATCACGGAT ATGCTGTGTGTGAGCCGAACCTCCACACCCTCGGCTGCCATGAAGCTTATTTCTCCCCGGGACTTTGTGGACTTGGTGTTAGTGAAGAAATATGAGGATGGCACCATCAGTTCCAATG CTACCCACGTGGAACACCCATCGTGTCCCCCAAAGCCAGGCTTTGTGCGAGGATTTAACCATCCATGCGGGTGCTTCTGTGAACCACTGCCAGG GGAGCCCAACAAAACCAATCTGGTCACCTTCTTCCAGACAGACCTGAGCGGCTACCTCCCTCAGAGCGTGGTAGACTCCTTCTTCCCTCGCAGCATGGCTGAGTTCTACCCCAACCTTCAGAAGGCCGTGAGGAAATTCCATCACTGA
- the Stard5 gene encoding stAR-related lipid transfer protein 5 isoform X1: MDVSWATQESEAVAEKVLRYRRDESGWKKCREGNGVSVSWRPSEEFPGNLYRGEGILCGTPAEVWDCIKPVAGGLREKWDDNVTSFEIVQSITDMLCVSRTSTPSAAMKLISPRDFVDLVLVKKYEDGTISSNATHVEHPSCPPKPGFVRGFNHPCGCFCEPLPGKPWHGRSFNLADLRKGPSKTAINSHKEQLEPNKTNLVTFFQTDLSGYLPQSVVDSFFPRSMAEFYPNLQKAVRKFHH, encoded by the exons ATGGACGTGTCGTGGGCCACGCAAGAGAGTGAGGCGGTGGCGGAGAAGGTGCTCCGGTACCGACGGGACGAGTCGGGCTGGAAGAAGTGCCGGGAAGGC AATGGAGTTTCAGTTTCCTGGAGGCCATCTGAGGAGTTTCCAGGGAATCT GTACCGAGGAGAAGGGATTCTGTGTGGGACACCGGCAGAGGTGTGGGATTGCATAAAGCCAGTGGCCGGAGGCCTCCGGGAGAAGTGGGACGACAACGTGACCAGCTTTGAAATTGTCCAAAGCATCACGGAT ATGCTGTGTGTGAGCCGAACCTCCACACCCTCGGCTGCCATGAAGCTTATTTCTCCCCGGGACTTTGTGGACTTGGTGTTAGTGAAGAAATATGAGGATGGCACCATCAGTTCCAATG CTACCCACGTGGAACACCCATCGTGTCCCCCAAAGCCAGGCTTTGTGCGAGGATTTAACCATCCATGCGGGTGCTTCTGTGAACCACTGCCAGG GAAGCCTTGGCATGGAAGGAGTTTTAACCTTGCTGACCTCCGGAAAGGGCCATCGAAAACAGCTATTAATAGCCACAAGGAACAGCT GGAGCCCAACAAAACCAATCTGGTCACCTTCTTCCAGACAGACCTGAGCGGCTACCTCCCTCAGAGCGTGGTAGACTCCTTCTTCCCTCGCAGCATGGCTGAGTTCTACCCCAACCTTCAGAAGGCCGTGAGGAAATTCCATCACTGA
- the Stard5 gene encoding stAR-related lipid transfer protein 5 isoform X3, with protein MDVSWATQESEAVAEKVLRYRRDESGWKKCREGNGVSVSWRPSEEFPGNLYRGEGILCGTPAEVWDCIKPVAGGLREKWDDNVTSFEIVQSITDMLCVSRTSTPSAAMKLISPRDFVDLVLVKKYEDGTISSNATHVEHPSCPPKPGFVRGFNHPCGCFCEPLPGNICSLRA; from the exons ATGGACGTGTCGTGGGCCACGCAAGAGAGTGAGGCGGTGGCGGAGAAGGTGCTCCGGTACCGACGGGACGAGTCGGGCTGGAAGAAGTGCCGGGAAGGC AATGGAGTTTCAGTTTCCTGGAGGCCATCTGAGGAGTTTCCAGGGAATCT GTACCGAGGAGAAGGGATTCTGTGTGGGACACCGGCAGAGGTGTGGGATTGCATAAAGCCAGTGGCCGGAGGCCTCCGGGAGAAGTGGGACGACAACGTGACCAGCTTTGAAATTGTCCAAAGCATCACGGAT ATGCTGTGTGTGAGCCGAACCTCCACACCCTCGGCTGCCATGAAGCTTATTTCTCCCCGGGACTTTGTGGACTTGGTGTTAGTGAAGAAATATGAGGATGGCACCATCAGTTCCAATG CTACCCACGTGGAACACCCATCGTGTCCCCCAAAGCCAGGCTTTGTGCGAGGATTTAACCATCCATGCGGGTGCTTCTGTGAACCACTGCCAGG aAACATCTGTTCTCTGAGGGCATAA